The following proteins are co-located in the Trichormus variabilis 0441 genome:
- the glyA gene encoding serine hydroxymethyltransferase — protein MTRTNSDFLTNSDPAIAGLINQELQRQRDHLELIASENFTSAAVLAAQGSVLTNKYAEGLPGKRYYGGCEFIDKIEQIAIDRAKQLFGAAHANVQPHSGAQANFAVFLTLLAPGDKIMGMDLSHGGHLTHGSPVNVSGKWFQVCHYGVSQQTEQLDYDQIRELALRERPKLLICGYSAYPRIIDFEKFRSIADEVGAYLLADIAHIAGLVASGLHPDPIPYCHVVTTTTHKTLRGPRGGLILTGDAELGKKLDKSVFPGSQGGPLEHVIAGKAVAFGEALKPEFQGYSAQVIENARALANQLQNRGLKLVSDGTDNHLMLVDLRSVNMTGKRADQLVSEVNITANKNTVPFDPQSPFVTSGLRLGSPAMTTRGMGEAEFTEIGNIIADRLLNPDSDTVAQDCKRRVAALCDRFPLYPHLEIPVPVLA, from the coding sequence GTGACTAGAACAAATTCAGATTTTCTCACTAATTCTGATCCAGCGATCGCCGGATTGATTAATCAAGAACTCCAACGTCAACGGGACCACTTGGAGTTAATCGCCAGTGAAAACTTTACCTCGGCGGCTGTCTTGGCGGCTCAGGGTTCGGTACTGACAAATAAATACGCTGAGGGGCTGCCAGGTAAGCGCTACTACGGTGGTTGTGAGTTTATCGATAAAATCGAGCAAATAGCCATTGACCGCGCTAAACAGCTATTTGGTGCCGCTCATGCCAACGTCCAACCCCATTCCGGCGCACAAGCCAATTTTGCTGTTTTCCTGACTTTACTCGCACCAGGAGACAAAATCATGGGGATGGATTTGTCTCATGGTGGACACCTCACCCACGGTTCCCCGGTAAACGTTTCCGGTAAGTGGTTCCAAGTTTGCCACTACGGTGTCAGTCAACAAACAGAACAACTAGACTATGACCAAATTCGTGAGCTGGCGCTGAGGGAGCGTCCTAAGCTTTTGATTTGTGGTTATTCTGCTTATCCCCGAATTATTGACTTTGAAAAGTTCCGCAGCATCGCCGATGAAGTTGGCGCGTATTTGCTGGCGGATATTGCCCACATTGCCGGTTTAGTCGCAAGTGGACTGCACCCCGACCCCATACCTTACTGTCACGTCGTCACAACTACCACCCATAAAACCCTCCGTGGCCCCAGAGGTGGTTTAATTTTGACCGGTGACGCAGAACTCGGTAAAAAATTGGATAAATCCGTTTTTCCTGGAAGCCAAGGGGGACCGTTAGAACACGTAATTGCTGGGAAAGCAGTTGCTTTTGGTGAAGCCTTAAAGCCAGAATTTCAAGGCTATTCAGCCCAAGTAATTGAGAATGCTCGTGCTTTGGCAAATCAACTCCAGAATCGTGGATTAAAGCTTGTATCCGATGGTACGGATAACCACCTAATGCTCGTAGATTTACGGTCTGTGAACATGACAGGTAAACGAGCAGACCAGTTAGTGAGTGAAGTAAATATCACCGCTAATAAAAATACGGTTCCCTTCGATCCCCAATCACCATTTGTTACCAGTGGTTTGCGCTTGGGTTCCCCAGCTATGACTACACGAGGAATGGGAGAGGCAGAATTTACCGAAATTGGTAATATTATCGCCGATCGCCTACTCAACCCAGATTCAGACACAGTCGCCCAAGATTGTAAACGCCGGGTAGCCGCATT